One segment of Tamlana crocina DNA contains the following:
- the gpmI gene encoding 2,3-bisphosphoglycerate-independent phosphoglycerate mutase, with the protein MSKKVILMILDGWGNSPDPKVSAIDHANTPFIDSLYKKYPFATLRTDGEHVGLPKGQMGNSEVGHMNLGAGRIVYQDLAKINLAIEKDTLKDEKELIDALKYASENNKNVHFLGLLSDGGVHAHTSHLRGFIDAANKAGVNSYVHAFTDGRDVDPKSGKGYVADLENYIAGTNAKLATVTGRYYAMDRDKRWERVKLAYDAVVNGEGTKTQNATASIQENYDNNITDEFIEPLILTDGNNEPIVKIKEDDVVIFYNFRTDRGRELTEMLNQKDFPDYNTKKLNLYYVTITNYSDDFKGIKVIFNKDNITETIGEVLSKAGKNQIRIAETEKYPHVTFFFSGGQETPFDGESRILKNSPKVATYDLQPEMSAYELRDALVPELEKGEADFVCLNFANGDMVGHTGVMEAAIKACEAVDICAKDIITTGLENGYTTLLIADHGNCETMINPDGSPHTAHTTNPVPVILIDNELKEIKDGILGDVAPTILKLMDVEQPTAMTQHPLV; encoded by the coding sequence ATGAGCAAAAAAGTTATCTTAATGATTCTTGATGGCTGGGGAAACTCGCCAGATCCTAAAGTTTCAGCAATAGACCACGCCAACACACCGTTTATCGATTCACTTTACAAAAAATACCCGTTTGCCACATTACGCACCGATGGCGAACACGTTGGATTGCCAAAAGGCCAAATGGGAAATAGTGAAGTGGGCCACATGAATTTGGGTGCTGGTAGAATTGTATATCAAGATTTGGCGAAAATCAATTTGGCCATTGAAAAAGATACTTTAAAAGACGAAAAAGAGCTGATTGACGCTCTAAAATACGCTTCAGAAAACAATAAAAACGTTCATTTTTTGGGGCTTTTAAGTGATGGAGGCGTACACGCACACACCAGTCATTTAAGAGGTTTTATTGATGCAGCCAACAAAGCCGGCGTTAACTCGTACGTACATGCCTTTACCGATGGTCGTGATGTAGACCCTAAATCGGGCAAAGGTTACGTTGCAGATTTGGAAAATTATATTGCGGGCACTAATGCCAAGCTCGCCACCGTTACAGGCCGTTATTACGCTATGGACAGAGACAAACGATGGGAACGTGTAAAGCTGGCCTACGATGCTGTGGTTAACGGTGAAGGCACAAAAACGCAAAATGCTACCGCATCCATTCAAGAAAACTATGACAACAACATCACCGACGAGTTTATTGAGCCACTTATTTTAACCGATGGCAATAACGAACCCATCGTAAAAATCAAGGAAGATGATGTGGTGATATTCTACAATTTTAGAACCGATCGTGGTCGTGAGCTAACAGAAATGCTCAACCAAAAAGATTTCCCGGATTACAACACCAAAAAATTAAACCTTTACTACGTTACCATCACCAATTACAGTGATGATTTTAAAGGTATCAAAGTAATTTTCAACAAAGACAACATCACTGAAACCATTGGTGAAGTGCTTTCAAAAGCAGGGAAAAATCAAATTCGTATTGCTGAAACCGAAAAGTATCCGCATGTTACGTTTTTCTTTTCTGGCGGACAAGAAACACCGTTTGATGGTGAATCACGTATTCTAAAAAATTCACCTAAAGTGGCCACTTACGATTTACAACCCGAAATGAGCGCCTACGAACTCCGCGATGCCCTAGTTCCTGAATTGGAAAAAGGAGAAGCTGATTTTGTATGCTTAAATTTCGCAAACGGTGATATGGTAGGCCATACCGGAGTTATGGAAGCGGCTATCAAAGCTTGCGAAGCGGTTGATATTTGCGCAAAAGACATCATTACCACCGGATTGGAAAATGGATATACCACGCTGCTTATTGCAGACCACGGCAATTGTGAAACCATGATCAACCCAGACGGCTCGCCGCACACCGCACATACTACCAATCCTGTTCCTGTAATCTTGATCGATAACGAACTTAAGGAAATAAAAGATGGTATTTTAGGCGATGTGGCACCAACCATATTAAAACTTATGGATGTTGAGCAGCCAACAGCGATGACGCAACATCCATTGGTGTAA
- a CDS encoding hydrolase: MNFSDTLIIAVDFDGTIVKDAYPKIGKPMLFAFETLKKLQEDGHRLILWTYRCGDRLDEAVQFCKENGIEFYAVNKSFPEEEYTNDISRKINADLFIDDRNIGGFPGWGEVYHMLTDGSAQPLKEKKKGFFGLFG; encoded by the coding sequence ATGAATTTTAGCGACACCCTTATTATCGCCGTCGATTTTGATGGTACCATCGTTAAAGATGCGTATCCTAAAATAGGAAAGCCAATGCTATTTGCTTTTGAAACCTTAAAAAAGCTTCAAGAGGATGGGCATCGGCTTATCTTATGGACCTACAGATGTGGTGACCGGTTGGATGAAGCCGTTCAATTTTGTAAAGAAAATGGCATTGAGTTTTATGCGGTAAACAAAAGTTTTCCCGAAGAAGAATATACCAACGATATCAGCAGAAAGATAAACGCCGATTTGTTTATTGACGACCGAAATATTGGTGGTTTTCCCGGCTGGGGCGAAGTGTACCATATGCTTACCGATGGTTCTGCACAACCTTTAAAAGAAAAAAAGAAAGGGTTTTTCGGGTTGTTCGGCTAA
- the map gene encoding type I methionyl aminopeptidase, translating to MIIVKTREEIELMRESALIVSKTLGELAKEIKPGVTTLELDKIAETCIRDHGAIPGFLGLYDFPNTLCMSPNSQVVHGIPNNDPLVEGDIISIDCGALKNGFYGDHAYTFPVGEIAPETEKLLQVTKESLYVGIREFKANNRVGDVGYAIQKYCEDHGYGVVRELVGHGLGSKMHEDPEMPNYGKRGRGKKFVEGMVVAIEPMINLGTQRIKQHSDGWTITTRDGKPSAHFEHDVALVDGKPELLSTFAYIYDALGIESNEEDEFRQNALVL from the coding sequence ATGATTATTGTAAAAACAAGAGAAGAAATTGAATTGATGCGCGAAAGTGCTTTAATCGTATCGAAAACCTTGGGCGAATTGGCCAAAGAAATAAAGCCTGGGGTAACCACTCTTGAACTTGATAAAATTGCTGAAACCTGTATACGCGACCATGGTGCTATCCCTGGTTTTTTGGGGCTTTACGACTTTCCGAACACACTTTGTATGAGTCCGAATTCGCAAGTGGTACATGGTATCCCCAATAACGACCCTTTGGTTGAGGGCGATATTATTTCCATTGATTGTGGGGCGTTAAAAAATGGCTTTTATGGCGACCATGCTTATACGTTTCCGGTAGGAGAAATTGCTCCCGAAACCGAAAAATTGCTTCAGGTTACTAAAGAATCCCTTTATGTTGGTATTCGAGAATTTAAAGCCAACAACCGTGTTGGCGACGTAGGCTATGCCATTCAAAAATATTGTGAAGACCATGGTTACGGTGTGGTCCGAGAATTGGTGGGGCACGGCTTAGGTAGTAAAATGCACGAAGACCCCGAAATGCCCAACTATGGGAAACGCGGACGTGGCAAAAAGTTTGTTGAGGGTATGGTTGTAGCCATTGAACCCATGATTAATTTGGGTACACAGCGCATAAAACAGCACTCCGATGGCTGGACCATCACCACGCGCGATGGCAAACCTTCCGCACATTTCGAGCACGATGTTGCGTTAGTTGACGGCAAACCAGAGTTGCTATCAACCTTTGCGTATATCTACGATGCCTTAGGTATTGAAAGTAATGAAGAAGACGAGTTTAGGCAAAACGCTTTAGTACTTTAA